From uncultured Pseudodesulfovibrio sp.:
CCGGTGGAAGGTTTGTGCCTGGTCCGGGATCAGTTGCGGTAACCGTTGGGGCTTCGACCAGTTGAGTCAGGCTGGGTTTCACCTGAGCCGGATTATCCACGTATTTGTATTCGGTGTCGGGTGAAGGCAACCATGCCTTGAGCGGAATAGCCATGTCTTTGGCAATTTCACGAATGATCTTGTTGAATGGAGCTTCGCTCATGCGGAATTCATGTTTGAAATAGAAATAGTCGTCCGGCGGACGTTCTTCAAGGCGGCCTGATTGCATCATGGTCCAGAGGAGAATGCCGCTACCGGCCGCGTAGATGTCGACCTGTATGGTAATTGCGGTATCATCCAATGTATGCCCTGCATAGAAGTAGGGGACTTTGCCCAGAATAAGCAGATCGGCACCTCGTCTTCGAGCGGTGTCCAGAGCGGTGGACAGCCCTTGGTACCGTGTGCCTGATTGCAGTTCCATGACTGGGAAGAGGCGTTCCTCTGTCCAGGCCGAATAAAAAATTTGTGCAAATGCATCGGACAGGCTGGCATGATCGCTGGTGCGCTGTTGGATGACAAAGGGATGAAAATAGGCAGTCAGAGGCCGGTACTGTTTCCCTTTGGGGTGGACCGAAACCTGAAGTGGCGATTTCCTGACACTTGGATCGGAATAGACTTTTGTCTGATCCGTCAAGGAAAGGTCCACGTTTGCGCACGCGGATAATATAAGCAACAATGCGAAAAGTAATACTTTTTTCATGATATTCACCGGCTTGTGGTTGCAACCGTTCCGCCCCATGCGCCAAGTGCGTGACAGGGGCGGATTTCAATGGCTCAATTAAAGCAATATGTATGCCGGGAATGTTATTGAACCGTTTGTGTGGGGGCAGGTGCGGACTCTATGGATTCGAGCAATTGGTCGCGGGATTCTTTGAGTCCCTGACGAAGCAGCAACCGTTTGCCAGTGGAAAGGCGTTTGAATTCCGGTCTGTCGGCCAGCTCGGACAAGCGGTCCATTTCTACAAGAACGTTGCGGATCAGTTTTTGGATATCCCGTTCTCTGGGGTTGAGTTGGGCAGCAAGTACTGCCAGATCGCGAATTTCCAGCGCCATCTCCTTGAGACGGCGCGGGTCTATCTGGCGAGCGAGTTTTCGTTGTGCCTTGAGATCCTGGATTTTGTTTTTACACCAACCAAACATAATCCCTCCTACATTGTAGGCATCTGTCCCTGCATACCGATAACAGCGAGAATCATGCCGATAAGCAGCGGCATAAGTATGACCGGAATGATAATGACATAGGATATCTTATGGATATACTTGAGACCTATGGCCGTCAGGACCAGTCCCCATATGGCGTTCAGGAGCATCCATACGCTGACCACTTCAAGCGTCACCAACGGTATTATGCCGGTAATCATTGGGGCATAGGCATAGGCAACAGCTCTGAAAGAGCCTTCAAATCCTTTGCTGCCTGCTCGAAACAGCTTCAGGATAAGATGGTAGAATCCAGTGATGAAATAAATGGACATTGCCGCAAAAGCTGGTGTGACCAATAGTTCGAACAGGCCATTGGTCGTATTGTATGCAACGACTTCCAATCCGTTTGAGGTGATATCAATGCTGGGGGTCAGGCCAGCAACGCCCCAAGCAAACTGAGCCAGAGCCTGAATCATCGCCACGAGAATGGCAAAGGTCAGGGGTTTGGACAGACCTCCCCCGACAGGCATGACCGAAAAGAAAAGACGCGGAGAAAACAGGGCCAGCTTTATTGTCATAAACAGGCCGCCGAAAAATCCATAGCGATCCAACTGCTCAAACGGCGGCGGAACTTCCATGGAGCTTTCTGAGGTTTCATCCTCATCGCTTTCTGCTTGCATGGGGTCGGGGAAATCTTCACTAAATTGGCCGTTCCAGCCATCCACGGGCTGTTGCTCGTCGGACTGAGGCGTCTGGCCGGAAGGGTAAATTATTTTGGGTTCGTCCAATGGTTCGGGGAAGTCCGCATTGAATTCACCGTTCCACCCATCGACAGGTTCTGTCTCATTTGGATGAGCATAGGGCTCAGCAGATGGAGGTTTATTTGACGTGTCAGAACCATTCTCAGATGTTGCCTTTGGCTCTGGCGGAGCCATGGCGTCCAGTTGTTTCCACAAGTCTTCCTTGGGTTTTTCGCCTGGGGCGGGAAGGTCCGGGAACGTCTGTTCGGATGTTTCCGTTTTCTGAGAAATATTCGGTTCTTGTAATGAAGTAACGGGGGCCGTTGTTGGAGCTTCCGGTTCTTCAATAACAAATTCCTGTTCCGGTATTTCGCGGAACTTGAATTTTGTCTGACATTTTGGGCAGGTGGCAACCTGCGAACGAGGAGGTATCTTGCTTTCGTCCACTTCGCGGGCGAATTTGCATTCTGGACATATTATCTGCATTGACGTTCCTTGAATGACATGAATGATGACGTTGAGTGGTCCTAGCTATTTTGTACGCAACAATCAAGCCGTCTGCAAATCCGTGCAGGATTATGCAGGATTTTCTTCCAACAGAAGCATCTGGATTGCACCCATGATGAATGATGCTTCGGCGAACAGCGAGCGTTCGACGTTGGGATAATCTTCGCTGAGCACATGCGTTATGGCGTCGCCACCAGCTTTGTCAAAGCGTTTTAGCTTGGCTGCCAATATTTCGGGCGATTTGCGCAACCGACTATAATGCAGGATGGGCGCGTCCAGCGCAAGAGCCGTACGCCCCTGAACACCTGTGAGCCGTTCATGGATGGGACGTTCGAACCGAATGTCTTCACTGTTCTTGAAAAGGCGTAATTGGAGGTCGGGCCAAAGACCATACCCCACCTTGGAATGGTTCTCGTCCGGGTAGAGTGTCATTCGTGGGAAATAACAGGCCTCCAGCCGTTTTACGAGCATACAGGCCGGGAAAAGGTTCCATACGTCTTCGTTGAACATTTCGTCGCCATCCAGACACAAA
This genomic window contains:
- a CDS encoding zinc-ribbon domain-containing protein, which gives rise to MQIICPECKFAREVDESKIPPRSQVATCPKCQTKFKFREIPEQEFVIEEPEAPTTAPVTSLQEPNISQKTETSEQTFPDLPAPGEKPKEDLWKQLDAMAPPEPKATSENGSDTSNKPPSAEPYAHPNETEPVDGWNGEFNADFPEPLDEPKIIYPSGQTPQSDEQQPVDGWNGQFSEDFPDPMQAESDEDETSESSMEVPPPFEQLDRYGFFGGLFMTIKLALFSPRLFFSVMPVGGGLSKPLTFAILVAMIQALAQFAWGVAGLTPSIDITSNGLEVVAYNTTNGLFELLVTPAFAAMSIYFITGFYHLILKLFRAGSKGFEGSFRAVAYAYAPMITGIIPLVTLEVVSVWMLLNAIWGLVLTAIGLKYIHKISYVIIIPVILMPLLIGMILAVIGMQGQMPTM
- a CDS encoding OmpA family protein, giving the protein MKKVLLFALLLILSACANVDLSLTDQTKVYSDPSVRKSPLQVSVHPKGKQYRPLTAYFHPFVIQQRTSDHASLSDAFAQIFYSAWTEERLFPVMELQSGTRYQGLSTALDTARRRGADLLILGKVPYFYAGHTLDDTAITIQVDIYAAGSGILLWTMMQSGRLEERPPDDYFYFKHEFRMSEAPFNKIIREIAKDMAIPLKAWLPSPDTEYKYVDNPAQVKPSLTQLVEAPTVTATDPGPGTNLPPESNENIVVRPDVPGVNLDVHFDFDKATIQESSYPLLDALSEALNSPELKGKSIIIGGHTDTKGNEAYNLSLSQKRADAVKAYLVNKGGVDSATIETVGYGKSRPLNQGLTNEEQQKNRRVEIRLAG